The Vidua macroura isolate BioBank_ID:100142 chromosome 2, ASM2450914v1, whole genome shotgun sequence DNA window TCAGCTATTGCACCGAGCTTAATTACCAACAGGAATGAAAACATCTCTTTGTAACAAAGTTACTTTAGCACCACACATACAGAACCCACTTTGacatttgtgaaaagccaacATTATCATATGAATCTACAACACCCACACACAGCTCACCACAGCTAGCTCAGCCAAGAGAGGCACAAGGGCCCTTTGCAGGGTCAGTTCCAGCGAGGTTTGTTTCAACAGGCTGAAGGGAAACCAGGGACAAAAATGAGCCCATGTGGTGTGCACCAGGTTTAAGCAGGGGATGGCACAAGGGGCAGGGCAAAGGGCATCGCCCTACGGGGAGGATGGGGCCGGTGTGgcagcacattcttctctctctcaggattttttcatagaggagcacagagagaaagaaagagaaaacaatttctatttctgctccttgttttccccatgtggaatgtgtttggagaattgtttccctggggtgattgcttggttggattctggtgaggattgttggagcctggtggccaatccaacccacctgtggctgggctctcagagaggggcaccAGTTGTGGGTTAGATATGGTAGtgagaaaagtaggtttgtagttttagtatctcctttaaacagtatattaatgtattatagtatagttataataaagaaatcattcagcttctgagctggagtcacacatcagcatttcttccatttcttcccactggttcacctgcatttacaacaGGGCTGGCCACCAGGGATACCACAAGCAGtgagggaacagggaaaggagaaaccaggggaagCTGGACATATGGGAAAAGGAACTGGGATGGATCATGGTGTTGTGCAGGACTCCATGGGGAAGTCCTTTCTGTCCACGCAGGCGGGGAAAACTCCACTGTAAATTCTTCCAGGGCAATTCCCTGGAGAATCCCTGAGGGGGGAGGATTCAGAGGATTTCACAGGAGTGGTGGGAGACAGAAGAGACAGAGCTGGCGGGGCTGTGCCACAGGAGAATTCCCTGGAGAAAAACTTGGGCTCAATCCCTGATCCCCAGGGTTAAGTCACAGAACCCCAGgctggcttgggttggaagggaccttaaagatcatcccattccagcacaaaccatggcagggacacctcccactgtcccaggctgctccaagccccagtgtccaacctggccttgggcactgccagggatccaggggcagccccagctgctctggcaattccatcccagcccctgcccaccctgccagggaacaattcccaattcccaatctcccatccagccctgccctctggcactgggagccattccctgtgtcctgtccctgcatcccctggaaattgtctctctccagctttcctggggctcctccaggccctgcaaggccaccctgagctcagcccaaagcttctcctgtgcaggtgaacaatgccagctgtgccagcctttcctcccagcagagctgctccagccctctgctcatcctggagcctcctctgggctctctgcagcagctccagctcctccctgggctgggacagggctggggcagctctgcaggtgggctctcacctgaggGGGcacaatcccaatcccaatcccaatcccagtcccaatcccagtccctctcctgatccccagctgggctcagcccagggcactgggggctctgggctgggcaggtccagctctcccagggctgctccatctGCTCATCCCAGTCTGGATTGATGCCAGGGGTTGCCCCAGTCCAAGTGCAGCCCCTGGCATTGTTGAACCTCAGCAGATTCCCACGGGGCActtctggagctgctccaggtgcctcTGGATGGCCCCTGCAGGGCGGCTCCTGCCGCATTCCCGGTGACCTCCCGCAGCTCCCGGGCCAGctttgtgctgctccctgcagccatTCCTCGAGAAAGGCTCCGTGCAGCTTTCACGTGCCCAGCTGAGGGCTCCAGCTGGATCAGGAGATTGGGGACTGAGTTTGGGGCAGTGATAACAACGCGTAAAACTGAAACAGGATGCCAGAGAAATATTACATGAGATAAGAGCAGTTATCAGCTGTAAAGAATGTTCTGCTCGCTTCTGATTGCTCCTATCTTCTATTTTTATCAGTTTCCTCCTGCTTGTCTCTGAACAAGTTTCCAGGTTTAGCAGgtctggcccaggcagctgcaaaTAAAGATAGCCCTGATAACTCAAAATGGCACAGGGCAACCCTGGCCAGACTCACGGAGCCTTTGGCTGGGAAGGATTTTCCAGCTGGACTGTTCAGTCCCAGGGGTTtcacctcccagccctgcagccctgaagATTTCTGTTGGTGAAATAAAACCCCACCTGCTGCGGGTGCAAGCTCTCCATGAGATGGGGAATAAGAGCTTGGAGTTCTCCAGGATGGGGAGGGCAAAGGCTGAGGGCTCCCTCTCAGCACGACAGAGctggcccagagcagcacagattggcttccctggctctgggctgCCTGGAGATGAACTCCTGGAGATGAATTCCTGGGGATAAACTCCTGGGGATAAACTCCTGGGGATGAATTCCTGGGGATAAACTCCTGGGGATGAACTCCTGGGGATGAATTCCTGGGGATAAACTCCTGGGGATGAACTCCTGGGGATGAATTCCTGGGGATAAACTCCTGGGGATGAATTCCTGGGGATAAACTCCTGGGGATGAACTCCTGGGGATGAATTCCTGGGGATGAATTCCTGGAGATGAACTCCTGGGGAAAAACTCCCGGAGATGAACTCCTGGGGATGAATTCCTGGGGACAAACTCCTGGGGATAAACTCCCGGAGATGAACTCCTGGGGATGAATTCCTGGGGACAAACTCCTGGGGATAAACTCCTGGAGATGAACTCCTGGGGATGAATTCCTGGGGACAAACTCCTGGGGATAAACTCCTGGAGATGAACTCCTGGGGATGAATTCCTGGGGACAAACTCCTGGAGTTAAACTCCTGGAGATGAACACCTGGGGATGAACTCCTGGAGATGAACACCTGGAGATGAACTCCTGGGGATGAATTCCTGGGGATGAACTCCTGGAGATGAACTCCTGGGGATGAATTCCTGGGGACAAACTCCTGGAGTTAAACTCCTGGAGATGAACACCTGGGGATGAACTCCTGGAGATGAACTCCTGGGGATAAACATGTGGAAATGAACTCCTGGGGATAAACTCCTGGGGATGAACCCCTGGGGATAAATTCCTGTGGATGAATTCCTGGAGATGAATTCCTGGGGACAAACTCCTGGGGATAAACTCCTGGAGATGAATTCCTGGAGATGAATTCCTGGGGATAAATTCCTGGAGATGAACTCCTGGAGATGAACACCTGGGGATGAAATCCTGGGGATAAACTCCTGGGGATGAACTCCTGGAGATGAACACCTGGAGATGAACACCTGGAGATGAACACCTGGGGAAAAACTCCTGGAGATGAACACCTGGAGATGAACTCCTGGAGTCCTTCCTGGGATCTGTCCCACTCAGCATTGCTCCCACTTTTCCTTCCAGGAATTggctgtcccagagctgagcctggagcacACTCACAGCTCTGTCAGAGGGGATTTCTTGTGGGCAGGCAGAGACAGGTTTAGAACTGACTGAAGGATTGGATTAGAGATTGGGATggcccagggatccaggggcagccccagctgctctgggaattccatcccagcccctgcccaccttCCTAGGGAAGAATtgcttcccaatatcccatcaaATCCtactttgaagccattccctggctcctgtccctccaggccttgtccccagtccctctccagctctcctggagccccttcaggccctgccaggggctctgagctctccctggagcttctcctctccaggtgagcacccccagtgttgccctgatttttaaaagccttaaGTTCTCTTTTATcgttcttttgaaagttttaaagttctcataaacctccttcagccttctgataatgtttgcATATTTCCACTGGAGTTTCTCACGCACTGTTCATGtcaataatgatttttttacattcttcCTTGTGAGAGAAGAGAATTGATGGATGTTGGTTTggccagtgtggttggagaggtggcaattccaccctccaatccactgccacttttggaattctatatattgcaaaGTCAGGAATAAAACTgacccttttttctctcttgaactcGCCGAGCTCCTGTGCACTCATTTCGTGCCCAATAGCGacaccccagctctcccagcctggctccagagcccTCAGGACACCTCCGTGgcttcctctggactcactGCAGCGTTTCCATGGCTTTTTCCAGGCCCGCTGCCGCTTCATGGAGCCGGAGGTGCCCCCAagcctggctgccctgggcagggagccGTGCCCAGCTGGCATCGCTGCGCCCAACCCCCGGAGCCAAACTCGCCCTGGGGGCTGCAAACCCCGGCAGGCAGCTCCAGGTGAGGAATTCGCCGCTGACATTTGGATATttgtgcagctctggctgctctgggggAGATCCCAGCACCTGCCTGGCCCTGGTTAATCGGGTGGAGAGAGGGGACGGGTGAGTGGGTGCCCGCTGGGGAGGATCTGCCCCGAGCCTGCGGAACAGGttgggagggaaaaaacaaCATCTGAGGCCACGAGCAGTGCTTGAAGTTCAGATTTTATTGCTCtgtacaagggaaaaaaaccaggGGAAGAGGAGAGCTCCAGGACTGAAAGGTGCAAGCCCACGGTGGGGAATCCACCACAGGCACCCAGGGGTGAGGGTGGCACAGCAAAGCTGCTCTCTTTTTAAATTCCAGTTAAATAAAAAGGCAGAgctgctaaaagaaaaaaaaaaataaatggggtACAATTAATGCTGAGCATCACCCTCCTCACAAATAACCCCCCTGgaagtatgaaaataaaatgacccaaaatccctgaaaatacctggggtggagggagagctgcaggagggagccCTGGGGATGAGCTTCATTCAAAGGGCTTGATCCCATTAAATGTTGTCATGAATCAAAGGTTTTAACTAATTAAAGGGTTTAATGTCATTAAAGGCAATTTTTGGTGCAAGTTTAAGCCAAGTCCAGGGGCCTGGCTCTGCTGATCCTCTCCCAGGGCAAGTCCCAAACAGTGAGATCCCAAGTGAAGCCCAAACTTtccagagctgggtttgggtttttgttccTCCAGAGGAAAAGGTGGCTGGGATAATTAAGTTGCTGGCGATTTTCCAAGCTGTTCCAGACACCAAAATCGTGGATCTTGTCCTCAGCCTAATGGTAGGCACTatacaaatgtaattttaaaaaaccagcCCTGCTTTTCGAGTGTCCTGAGTGCTCCGGGAGCGCAGGCACGGCTGGAATATGACTTGGATGGAAGTGCAGTGCTAAAGAAGTGCCTGGAAAAGGGCTCTGCTGGGATTGCCTCCCCCTCCAAGCTCTCTGCCCTCGCCTtggaagcagctgctctgctcctctttccAGCCTCCCCCAATCTCTTTCCTCTCCAGCAGctaaaaaatgggatttgtgcctgcagagcaggaataaaacccccactcctgcccagaCTGTTGCTTCCTTCATCCCAAAGCAGCTCCGAGCTGGCCAAGCTGTTATTTTAGGGAACACAATGCCCAGGGGAGATGGATTTCTCCTTTTCACGGGCAGGTGAATGGATGTTggtgccacagcagctggatttggctgccctgtccctcagacccagcctgtgcaggagggaaaaggagggaagggcaggaaaacCTTCCTGGATTTGGTGTTGGATCCTTGCACGGAcacctgggagctgctcagggaatCTGAGCTAAGCACAGACATCACCTCTGGGTGATTAAACAGCAGAAATCATGGAATTCTTCTTCCCACAGTGGAaattcccttcccagccagggGCTGGCACTCGAGGCTCGTGCAAGAATTAATCGGGACTGAAATTTGGGAATGTTTCCCCACAGCCATGGCACAGACCCAGTCTGTGCACGTGGATTTTGCTGCCAGGATCAAGCCCCATCCGTAGGAGGgaaatgaaattgaaattaaattgaCTGGTCCCAGCAAGAGCAGTCTGGGAGACCTGCTAGGAATCAGAATCCTGGAgtcattgaggttggaaaagccctccaagatctTTGAGTCCAGCCCTTAACCCAGCAttaacccatgtccccaagagccACACCCATCACAGGCACTAAAGTTTCCCTCCAAAGTCTGCCTTCttccatggaaatatttttcaagacaaaaaattgggatttttttcccctaatattTTATCACTAAGGGCATGGTTCTGAAGGAAACAGGTTAGCACAACACTGTACAATTTATAAAATCATTATTCTCTAAGCCagacaaaaaaatgcaaatgaaatctttcagctgctgtttcttgGGAGAATTTGGTCTTTCTGGAAAATGATTGCCTGAGCCATGCTTGCCAATTAACACCTCTGCCCTGCGTTTGGTTCTAATTAGGTCCTCGTTAGGCTCTACTTTCACACCAGCAACACCAAGATTTGGTTTTGTGGAGAATCAGAGAATgccagaatgggttgggttgggttgggttgggttggaggAGATCAAACTCATCCCAcaccacggcagggacacctcccactgtgccagtgtccaacctggccttgggcactgccagggatccaggggcagccccagctgctctggcaattccatcccagcccctgcccaccctgccagggaacaattcccaattccccaTCTCCCACCCAGCCCTCCCCTCTGGCAGCCAGGGGCTCTGGTTGAGGAGGTGAAGCTGACGGTTCCGCGGTGTTCCGTGGGAATCCCGATGCTTCCTCACGGTGATTCCCACACGGCGCCGGTGCCGggcactggggtggcactggcatCTCCCAGAGCCATCAGCTtcaccagcactgcccctccagcctggcctgtggctgtggctgtgcaggagggccagcagctcccctggcccACAGCAGGAACCGCTCACACCGTCCCCGTGCCACGCACGGCCCTTTCCCCCCCAAGCCTTCCCCCTAGGAGGATTTCTCCTCGGGGATCTTCGTGCCCGGCTGCTCCACGGCCAGCTGGTTCTCCAAATCCAGCTGCTGCGGCACCAACATCCATTCACCTGCCCGTGAAAAGGAGAAATCCATCTCCCCCGGGCATTGTGTTCCCTAAAATAACAGCTTGGCCAGCTCGGAGCTGCTTTGGGATGAAGGAAGCAACAGTCTGGGCAGCAGTGGGGGTTTtattcctgctctgcaggcacaaatcccattttttagCTGGTGGAGAGGAAAGAGATTGGGGGAGGCTGGAAGCCTCCCATTTTTTAGCTGGTGGAGAGGAAAGAGATTGGGGGAGGCTggaaagaggagcagagcagctgcttccaAGGCAAGGCGAGGGCAGAGAGCACTGggcactggggtggcactggcatCTCCCAGACCCATCAGCTtcaccagcactgcccctccagcctggcctgtggctgtggctgtgcaggagggccagcagctcccctggcccACAGCAGGAACCGCTCACACCGTCCCCGTGCCACGCACGGCCCTTTCCCCCCCAAGCCTTTCCCCTAGGAGGATTTCTCCTCAGGGATCTTCGTGCCCGGCTGCTCCACGGCCAGCTGGTTCTCCAGGACGCAGCAGAGCTTGTAGCTGTCCATGAGCTTGGCCTGCAAGtactccctgtccctcctgtgccAGGCGTCGGTGGCGATGTAGGTGTTGTAGGGGTCGCGGGGCCCCTCGAGGCGCCGCGCCCGCAGGTTGCTCAGCATCACCCCCGCGgtgaagaagccaaagagcCCCAGCATCAGCAGCACGTAGATGACGGCCAGGCTGTCGCTGGCTCTCCTCTCCTGTGAAGGAGATGAGCTGTTGGTCCGTTCCAGGCACTCCTGGAGCAGTTTGGAGAGGAGCAGGCTCAGGGCCGTGCTGTTGGACAGCGCCAGCATTTGGATTTTCTGTCCTCGGCACTTCTTCCTTTGGCTGGAAAAGGATAGAAATCAGGGCATGGCATCAGATAAATGTCGGATTAAGCTCTTTTCTGGCCCTGAGATGGGGTAACTTGTGGCAGGcacatttcttcctctctcaggattttttcctagagcagcacagagagaagaaagaaaacaatttctatttctgctccttgttttccccatgtggaatgtgtttggagaattgtttccctggggtgattgcttggttggattctggtgaggattgtttggggctggtggccaatccaacccacctgtggctgggctctcagagaTGGGCACCagttgtgagttagatttggtagtgagaaaagtaggtttgtagttttagtatctcctttaaacaGTATATGAATGTGTTATAGCATAGTCATactaaagaaatcattcagcttctgaactggagtcacactcagcatttcttcccaccaagttcacctgcatttacagtagtaactgagaggtgttttttaaaaacttttattccattttcagtctcatgagaagggtgagacaatacagatgttgtAATTCAcgccatcacaatcagaagccaattatttcctaattacaatacacAATATTGTGTTTTAATTACACTGtaagtgtttcttggcctatcagattttgccacaccatgctgtaaatgcctCAAAGCCAATTATCTAAAATTACCCCTTGTGGGTCCCACTGCAGTGCATCTTTCACAGCTCTGTTCCTCCAAAGGATCCAGTCTTGTTTGCAAGGCCATCCCTTGAAACTTggatttctctctcagcaatgtctgtcctattccaCGGCATTTCTGAGTCACCATTTCTTGTCTCAAGGTTTGCACACTGTGTGAGCCTTCTGCCAGGCTTGGAGAATTccctacaaatccatttctcacTTTCCCCCCTCTCTCTTGAACGGGAAAAAAACTTCTTTGATGAATCCCACGGATAAAGATGGGATTTCCTCTGTCTCCCTTTCCTGGTTCCCCTCCTCAGTGAGGGATTTACCTCCGAGAGCCTGGCTGCGATGCCTGAAGTGTTAGCATCTctattttttcagattctgtgtaGCTCTGAGCTTCATGTTGGCTGTCAGCAAGTTCTCTTCGCagggcagggagacagagcaatCCTTCCCCAGCTTGTCCAGGGACAACTGGTACAAGCTCCAGGCCCAGAAAGCACAAACGAGGGAGaattgaagagagaaaaacaaggaggatGGGACTTTATAACCTAAAGCTATAACTGGACAATGAACTCTGTTGgaaccctggatgctgagaattttaaactttctctgCAGAGAGGCACAGAGTCACAAGAGAGCACTGCgtttgacctgaggccgtggggAAGGTttccaaaattgattaatagcactgggattatgggtgtggagttggttagaagtgtgtgatatcacagggcGGAAAACctagagtttggggttttagaatatagaaataaatatgaagcaagacGGAGGTTTTAGGGTGGGGGCAGGGtgttcttcaccttcttcttcatgaaCAGTTTAGCCTTAAAAGTCCTTGCAACAAGAGACAGCTGggcattttgtgccttgctgaggaaacactgcagagctcactgctgtggctctgctAAGAAACAACAAACAGCTGAGTCTGAAGGTGAGCTGTGCCTTCAACCCTGACCCCGAGAGAGGCAGAAAGAGCAAGCAGAGAACCCACAAACTGCAgtgtgcaaatggagcagagctgatcccagtgagagcccccgggagcgctcgtgcattttgggaccattttggttcctcttggctgcagccctggctgggctctggtgctgcccaaggtggatccatggaggagatcctttaataaatccctgtttattctttagctctgtccagcctctgctctagctcagccttctcaaggcatcagttCAACGTGGAGAGCCCCTCTCATCTCCCACCTGTgacccagccagggctgggtcTGTCCCCAGCAGCGCCTTCAAAGCACCCTTGGGCTTCACAGCTGCCCTGTGGTGGTGTGGAGCTGGCACAGATCTCATCCcgagctccctgctgctcttcaAAGTTCAGGACTccctccctgagccccccaggcaggagcagtggCCCAGCCAGAGGgacagctctgatctctgctctgggacagggacagcacccagggagcagctggggctggaccAGGAGGGATTTAGGTTGGGttttagggaaaggttcttcccccagagggtgctggcactgcccaggctccccagggaatgggcacggccccgaggctgccggagctccaggagcaggagatggGGACACCCAGAAGCTCCTGGAAGGCCAAAGGCTCCCAGGCACAGCTTCTGCTCTGCCAGTCTCACACAAGAGGCTGAAGGGTCCTTTTCCCTCTCCGATCCTCCTGTAAATCACTTAAGGAGAGGAATCCTGCCAGCACTGCATTCCCAAATCCTCAGCAGCCAGGCAACACCAAACCATAAAATCATTttggagttggaagggacctcaaagctcatcttgttccacccgtgccatggcagggacagctcccactgtgccaggctgctccagccccagtgtccaacctggccttgggcactgccagggatccaggggcagccccagctgctctggcaattccatcccagcccctgcccaccctgccagggaacaattcccaattcccaatctcccatccagccctgctctctggcactgggagccattccctgtgtcctgtccctgcatcccctggaaattgtctctctccagctttcctggggctcctccaggccctgcaaggccaccctgagctcagcccaaagcttctcctgtgcaggtgaacaatgccagctgtgccagcctttcctcatccATGACTGAcaagcccagcacagcccctcatTTAAACGAGtctgaaaagggaagacaccAACGTCCCCGGACCACCTGAATGGGGCATTGTCCTTCAAGGTGACCTTGGCACCCCCGGGGTGGCTCTCAGggcttttcccacagctttaaatccagggagcagctcagcaaaTCCTTCCCCAGAACACTCAGCCATTGTTGTGGGGGGATTTTGAAGAGGAAGTACATCAGAGCCATTTCTAATCCATCCAGGCCGAAAAGGAGCCCGGGGCAGGAGTGACACCTCTGGCAGGGGATGGTGGCAGCTCAGGGACGTTTTCCAGGAGCTCTGCGTGGGAGGGAGCTCggctgggcacagcctccagctgctgggaatgaccctgcaggaacagcaggtACCTGGAGAAGCTTCCTGGGATTTGTTTGTGCCTTGTTGTGGAATGAAAGctgcacaaggagctgctgaACCAGAGGGACAGAGCCAGGACTCTGCTCTTGTCCCCAGCGTCCCTCAGGAGGAGAACATTTCCCTGGAGTATTCACAGCCAAGGGAACGCAGCAGACACGGAGAGGGTCACACACAGGGCTTAATTGTTAATTAACGACCCCTTGTGCTGATTTTCACTGAGAACTCTTTATCTGAGCACCCATGAGGCTGAAACAGTGAGAAGGTCATCATGGGGTGGGGAATTCTCgcggaatcctggaatggtttgggttggaagggaccctaaagctcaCCCAGATCtacagcagggacacctcccactgtgccaggctgctccagccccagtgtccaacctggccttgggcactgccagggatccaggggcagccccagctgctctgggaattccatcccagcccctgcccaccctcccagggaacaattcccaattcccaatctcccacccagccctgccctctggcactgggagccattccctggctcctgtccctccaggccttgggaattgtctctctccaggtTTTTGTAGCTCCATCCAAGGCCTTGAACCTGGATCCTGCTCCTTGAACTTGGATCCTGCTCCTTGAACTTGGatcctgctcccagagcctggatcctgctcccagagcctgcTCCCTGAACTTGGatcctgctcccagagcctggaTCCTGCTCCTTGAACTTGGATCCTGCTCCTTGAACTTGGatcctgctcccagagcctggatcctgctcccagagcctgcTCCCTGAACTTGGatcctgctcccagagcctggaTCCTGCTCCTTGAACTTGGATCCTGCTCCCTGAACTTGGatcctgctcccagagcctggaTCCTGCTCCCAGTGGAGGGCACCCAGCCCAGTGGGCACcttcagctccagcccagcccttcctgccctggctgggctgggctgatctccagcagctcagctccagagGAGAGGGTGCTGCCAGAGCCggctgctgccaccagggtttgaaaggaaaagggaattttctgTCCTGGAACGCACCTCAAATTTGTGACACTTGGCTTTGGAGCTCAACAGGAATTTTGTCCTTGAGCATTgggtgctgcagagagcccagaggaggctccaggatgagcagagggctggagcagctctgctgggaggaaaggctggcacagctggcattgttcacctgcacaggagaagctttgggctgagctcagggtggccttgcagggcctggaggagccccaggaaagctggagagagacaatttccaggggatgcagggacaggagccagggaatggcctcaaagtgaaaaattgcaggtttagatcagataattaggaaaaatttcctccctgtgagggtgggcaggccctggcacagggtgcccagagcagctggggctgc harbors:
- the KCNE1 gene encoding LOW QUALITY PROTEIN: potassium voltage-gated channel subfamily E member 1 (The sequence of the model RefSeq protein was modified relative to this genomic sequence to represent the inferred CDS: inserted 1 base in 1 codon) is translated as MAGKRPREVTXMVVEMHQKVWKAENLGGGRCAVLISALRVAQALFLCHQTTGNCDRAVFSKDDQRKKCRGQKIQMLALSNSTALSLLLSKLLQECLERTNSSSPSQERRASDSLAVIYVLLMLGLFGFFTAGVMLSNLRARRLEGPRDPYNTYIATDAWHRRDREYLQAKLMDSYKLCCVLENQLAVEQPGTKIPEEKSS